ACCACAGGCTATCCGGCATTTGGTAAGCTTTTAGTCCTATAGGATTGATTTTATACCAATCAGAGTCATCAAAATCAGGATTAGCCCATTCCGGATTGTCGCCGGGCTGATATTTCCAATTTTCTTTGAATTTTAATTCCAGCAGGCCTTCCCTAAACAGGCTGCCATCTACATGCGGTTTTTGTGCATAGGAATCTAAAGTACTGAAATAGAATAAAATAAAGGCAGTGCCAATAAAGTATAGATATTTCAATACTTTATGTTTTAGATGAATTTTGGGTCGATACAGCATTACCCAAACATAAATTTATTTTTTGAAATTTCAGGTAAAAATGACCTTTTGACGGTTAATTTTATATGAATTGGATTGGTGGTTTTTTTCAGAATCCCAATCTCATTGAAGATCTATTTGTGTTCATCCAAAAAATGGAATTCCATTCTCTTTCAAATCTCTATCCGGAAAGAAATACCCTTCATTGGGGAAGAATTTTACCCATTTCGTCCTAAGCCAGAGCAATGAAAACTATGAATTAACTAAATTATCGGAGTATGTAGGTTATCGACTATTTAAACAATTAAAAATAGAGAATCATGAAACTTTCAAAAACACCCATTCTGATTATGTTTTTACTCGTGATGAGTTGTACCAATAATCAAATCAAGGACATCTCAATAGCTGATAGCAGCAGTTATTTCGATTATTCCAACAGCGAAGATCAAATTACAGGAGGAATCAAAATGATTCCTATCGAAACACCTAAAGGCACTTTCCATGTCTGGACCAAACGCATGGGCAACAATCCCAAAATGCGACTTTTATTGCTTCACGGGGGACCGGGCGCTACGCACGAGATTTTCGAAAACTTCGATGGTTACCTTCCCCATGCACAAATAGAGTACATTTATTACGATCAACTCGAAAGTTACTACAGCGATCAACCCAACGATTCTTCGTTATGGACTATCGAGCACTTTGTTGAAGAAGTGGAACAAGTGCGCAAAGCCCTGAATCTTACCAATGATAATTTTTATCTGCTCGGTCAATCTTGGGGCGGCATTCTGGCCATGGAATATGCGCTGAAATACCAGGATAATTTAAAAGGTTTAATTATTTCTAACATGATGGCGAGCGTCCCTGAATATAACAAATACGCTGAGGAGGTTTTAGGCCCACAATTACCCGAAGAAGTTTTAAAAGAAATCAAAGAGTTTGAGGCCAAAGGAGATTTCGGTAATCCCCGGTATGCCGAATTGGTTCAACAACACTACTACACCCGGCACGTCCTGAGAAAACCTTTAGAGGAATGGCCTGAATTCATTAACAGGACTTTTAAGCATCTCAATCCAAATATCTACATCTACATGCAAGGATACAGCGAATTTGGAATTACCGGAAATGCAAGTTTGAAAGGTTGGGATGTATCTGCAAGACTTGGAGAATTAAAAGTCCCCACTTTAATGTTGGGAGGAAAATATGATACCATGGATCCCAAATATATGGAGTGGATGAGCACCCAAGTGCAAAAAGGCCGTAGCGTTACCACAAATGGGAGTCACATATCGCATTACGATGATGCCGATGGCTATTTTTCCGGATTGATAAAATTTATAAAAGATGTCGATGAGGGGAATTTTAATTGAAATGAAACAAATAGCATTCTTATCTTCCTTTATCTTCATTATATATGCCTGTGGCAACAAAGAGACCCAACTTTCTGACGAAACATTTTACATGCCTGCCGAATGGGAACCGCATGATGCGATCTGGCTTGGCTGGGAAAAGGACTCCACCTATAGATTTTATCCTTCCATTGGCAAAATCATCACAACGCTTCAGCCTCATGTAACAGTAAAAATCGCTTTCGACTCTGACAGTTTGAAGCAAACAGCGATTGCAAAGCTCATTGAACTGGGTGTGGATACCACAGGAATCAAAATGTATGTTATGCCGGGTGAGCGATACTGGATCAGAGATCACGGGGCAGCTTTTCTTGTTAATGAAAAAGGTGAATTGGGCGTAGCTGATTTTAGCTGGGACAGTTATGGTTTACCGGGATTTTTAGATCTCAAATATGAAGGCAATAAGGACAGTATCAATTCCGCATGGAAAAGGGACTTAGAGAAAAGATTGAAAACAGGCAGTGTGGACAGCTTGATGGCTTTCGCTGAGGGTGCCAAAATCATCAAAACCGAGGTCATCCACGAAGGTGGAGCCATTGAAGTCAATGGCAAAGGGACCTTGATTTTGTGTGAAGCAACGGTATTCCAAAGAAACCCTACCCTTACCAAAGAAAGGATTGAATCGGAATTCAAACGCGTATTGGGCGTGAGCAATATCATCTGGATGAAGGAAGGATTAGCGGATGATCCGCATTATTTTTATCGACGAATTTCGGGTGATTATGTAGGTGGTGGCACAGGCGGGCATACTGACGAATTTGTACGCTTTGTTAATCCAACTACCATTTTACTGGCATGGGTTGATGAAGCAGAAAAAGATCTGGACCCCATCAGCAAAATGAATTATGAGCGTATGAAAGAGAATTACCAAATCCTCAAAAATGCCAAAGACCAGGATGGGAAACCTTTTACCATCATCAAAGTGCCCTTGCCTGATTTAATTACCCAAGAAGTGGTGATAAGAGAAGAATTGAAAAAGAATGGATTCACCTTAGACCTTTCAGCCGAAATATTTATCCCTTCCGAAGCAGTGCATGTAGGGGATACTTTACTTAGGGTTCCTGCAGCAAGTTATTTTAATTATTTGGTGACCAATGGCTTGGTACTTTTGCCAAGTTATACCGCCATGGGTTCTTCCAAAGAAAAAGAAGACGCTGTGCGGGAGATTTTCGAGCAGCAATTTCCGGGACGAAAGATTGTATTCTTTGATGTCATGATGCAAAACTGGCGTGGTGGAGGAATCCACTGCAGTACCCAACAGCAACCGGAAAGAATATCCAACTGAAATGACAATAATTAAAACGGGGAAACCAATGACCGAACCAATTTGGCATCAAAAACAAATTAATTAATCATGAATGATAAAGTCGCATTGATAACAGGTGCCAGCAGTGGCATTGGCAGAGCAACAGCACATGCTTTTGCAAGAAAAGGTGCAAACGTAGTAGTAGCTGCCAGAAGAGCAGCAGAACTCGATGAATTGGTAAAGGAAATTGAAGCAAATGGTGGAAAAGCAAGTGCAATTGTTACCGATGTTTCAAAAGCTACTGAGGTGGAGCGCATGGTGGCGCATGCCATCAACGTATTTGGGCGAGTTGACTTTGCTGTGAACAATGCAGGCATAGAAGGAAATTTTGGCAGTGTTACCGACCTTTTGGAAGCCGATTGGGATCAAGTGATGGACATCAACCTCAAAGGTGTATTCCTCTGCATGAAGTATGAAGCCAGAGCCATGCTTCCTGCTGCCAATGGTGGGGCCATAGTGAATATTGGTTCTGTCAATTCTTTTCTGGGTTTTCCAACCGGATCCGCTTATGTCACCTCTAAGCATGGCCTGATTGGACTCACTTCAAGTGTTTCGGCTGAATTGGGGCCAAAGGGAATTCGGGTAAATCTATTATGCCCGGGAGTGGTGGATACACCCATGCACCGACGATTGCGGGGAATAGCAGGTGATGATTTGTATGACAAGGGCTTGCTCCCAACGGTTCACTTGCAAAGAGCTGCACAACCTGAGGAAATCGCCAAATCCATTGTATTCCTTTGTTCTGATGACTCAAGTTATATCACAGGATCAACCCTTCTCGCGGATGGTGGACTGACGCTCACTTTATAATAATTTCAATCATTTAATCAATTTTAAAGCAACATCAATCATGAAAAAAGTAGGCATCATCGGGGGTTCCGGCTTTATTGGAAGCTACAACACCCAAAAGTTTTTGAATGAAGGATACAAGGTAAAAGTATCTACCACAGACCTTTCCAAAAAGGAAAAGTATGAACATTTGCTTGGTCTCAAAAATGCTGAGAACCTCGAAATCGCTCAATTGGATGTGGAAAACAAACAGGAGCTTATTGATTTTTTGAAAGACTGCGACATTGTAATTCACGGAGGAACCCCCTTTCAATTGGATGTGAAAGACCTTCAGAAAGAATTGTTTGACCCGACCATCAAGGGTACCGAAAACTTTCTTGAGGCAGTCTTGAAGACTCCGGGAATTGAAAAAGTTGTGTTCATTGCATCCGTGGCGGCTTACAACACCAACTTTCCATTTTTACCTTCTGGAAAAAAGGAAGGTGACCAAATCAATGAAGATGATGCGCCATTTATGAGCGAAGAGGGCATTCCTTATGCCCAGGCAAAGTTTATCGCTAATCAGGCCGTCAATAAATTCATCGCAGACCACCCTGATCTAAGTTTTGAAATTACTTCTGTTTCACCGACGGGTGTAATGGGGAAATCTCTGTCAAACCGACAGGATTCCACTTCAACGGGTATACAATTTCTGTTTAAAAATAAAATTGCCCCCAACCCTTTTATACAAATGATCTATGATATGGATGTATTATGGGCATTGGTAGATGTAGAAGATGTTGCCGAAGCGATTTTCAAAGCGGCTACTACCAAAAACATCCATGGAAAAAACTATCTCTTGTCTGGTGAAAGTTACAGGGTTTCAGATGTTACATTGATGCTCAACAATCAACCTCCAATAGGCAAGCCTGAAATTGTTTACAGTTCTGCTTTGGCAACAAAGGACTTGGGAATAGCATTTAAGCCTGTCAGCATTCCTTTGAATAACTATTCCTCCTAAAAAAGTGAAAAATAACAATCCGTCTACCCGCCGAGATTTTATTAAATCAGCCGCAGTTATTTCTTCAGGCACATTTGGCCTGTCTATGATTCCAAACCCGATCTATGCCTCAGAAATCCCGACCGAAAATCGGATTAATGTGATGGGTCCCAGAGAAGGTTTTTCACTTCATATCGGAACCTTGCTATCCATGATGACCTGGATGCGGGATGTGATTTTGATGCCTGTCAGAGGGATGAGCGTGGAACAACTGGATTTTTTGCTTGATGAAAACTCCAACTCCATAGGCGCCATGTTGCTCCATTTGGCTGCCACGGAGCGGTTTTATCAGATCCATACTTTCGAGGGAAAGGAATGGGGAGATTTTAGTAAGGAAGATTTAGATCGCTTTGAGGTAGCAATGAACCTTGGTGACGAAGCCCGAAAAACCATCAAGGGCAATACGTTCAACTACTACCTTGAAATCATGACGGAAGTAAGGGAAAACACCATCAGGGAATTTAAGAAAAGAGACGACAGTTGGCTGATGGCGGTAGATGAAGAATGGCCTTGGGGACCTACCAATAACTATTGCAAGTGGTTTCATGTCTGTGAACATGAGTCCAACCATAACGGTCAATTCAAGTACATCAAAACCAGGCTACCGGGAGGTAAATTCAGTAGGGGGTAAGGGGGGATTGAAAAAAAAGACATGTTTACTACAAAAAAATCTAGATCCTAATATATCCTCAATGAAAATAAAAACTACAACCCTCGCCATCATTGCATTAATCAATGTACTTTCTTTTCAGCTTTTGGCACAAAAAAGCAATTACAACGAATTGATTGTCCAAAAAGCCAACCTGATAGAGCAAAAAGTAATTGCTTGGCGACAGGACATTCATCAAAACCCGGAATTAGGAAATCGGGAGTTTCGTACTGCCGAACTCGTTGCCAAACATTTACGATCGCTTGGTATGGAAGTAAAAACCAAGATTGCTTTTACAGGGGTAGTGGGTATTTTAAAAGGTGATAAACCTGGGCCTGTTATAGCCTTAAGAGCAGATATGGATGCTTTGCCTATAGAGGAAATAAATGATTTGCCTTTTGCCTCTAAAGTAAAAACGATATATAACGGCCAAGAAACAGGTGTGATGCATGCTTGTGGGCATGATGGGCATGTGGCCATTTTAATGGGTGTTGCTGAAATATTGGCTGGAATGAAAAAAGATTTGAAAGGCACCGTAATATTTATTTTTCAACCAGCAGAAGAAGGCGCACCTAAAGGTGAAGAAGGTGGGGCAGAATTAATGGTGAAAGAAGGCGTATTGGAAAATCATAAAGTGGATGTGATTTTCGGATTGCATTTGCTCTCTCAATTGGAAGTAGGTAAAATTTCTTATCGCCCTGCCGGAGCAATGGCTGGCGTTGCAGACTTTAAGATTACTGTAAATGGAAAGGGCAGTCATGGGTCACAACCATGGTTTTCAGTTGATCCGGTTTTGGTTGCTTCTCAAATCGTAGTCAATCTCCAACAAATTGTCAGCAGAAATGTGAACCTTACGGAAAATGCCGCGGCGGTAACGGTTGGCGCTATTAATGGTGGTAACCGTGCTAATGTTATTCCTACAAAAGTGGAGCTGATTGGTGATGTAAGGTCTTTCAGCAACGAGGATGCAACTTTGATTTACAGCCGTATCAAACAAATTGCAGAAAAAACAGCGGAAGCAGCAGGAGCAACAGCAGTGGTTGAGTTGCCTTACCAAACTCGTTACCCTGTAACATTTAATAATGTGGAGCTGACAAAGTCCATGCTTCCTTCCCTCCAAAAATCTGCAGGAATTGAAAACACATTACTGGTGCCCGCTATGACCGGTGCAGAAGATTTTTCATTCTTTGCTCAGGAAGTGCCCGGTTTGTTCTTTTTTGTAGGGGGAATGCCAAAAGGGCAAGACCCTATGACAGCAGCACCACATCATTCTCCTGAATTTATAATCGACGACAATTCATTTAAATTAGGTGTCATTGCTTTTTGTAATCTGGTATTTGACTATGCGGAGAAGAATAAAAATTGGACTTTAGAAAGTCATTGATTGATAAGGGAAAAAGCATGATCCAATTCTATTGGATATCGATGAGAATAATGCATTAACTATAAATTAAGAACTAAATAATTGCTCTTGGATTTTTCATTGCCGGGAGGACCAGAAAATAAGAAAATGGAAAATTTAGACCCTTATCTAAAGGCTGAAATTCAAAGACGCAAGTTTCTTGAGTGGATCGGATTATCCAGTTTGGCTTTGACTTTACCGGCGATATCGCTTCCGGGATGCACCACAAGTCCGGATAAAGCCGAGGAAATTCCGGACTTTAAAAATGTCTTTGACTTGGAGGAGATGTCCGGAAAAGTAATGGGAAAAGATGCCATTGATTACCTGAACGGAGGAG
This window of the Aquiflexum balticum DSM 16537 genome carries:
- a CDS encoding SDR family NAD(P)-dependent oxidoreductase — translated: MNDKVALITGASSGIGRATAHAFARKGANVVVAARRAAELDELVKEIEANGGKASAIVTDVSKATEVERMVAHAINVFGRVDFAVNNAGIEGNFGSVTDLLEADWDQVMDINLKGVFLCMKYEARAMLPAANGGAIVNIGSVNSFLGFPTGSAYVTSKHGLIGLTSSVSAELGPKGIRVNLLCPGVVDTPMHRRLRGIAGDDLYDKGLLPTVHLQRAAQPEEIAKSIVFLCSDDSSYITGSTLLADGGLTLTL
- a CDS encoding DinB family protein, giving the protein MKNNNPSTRRDFIKSAAVISSGTFGLSMIPNPIYASEIPTENRINVMGPREGFSLHIGTLLSMMTWMRDVILMPVRGMSVEQLDFLLDENSNSIGAMLLHLAATERFYQIHTFEGKEWGDFSKEDLDRFEVAMNLGDEARKTIKGNTFNYYLEIMTEVRENTIREFKKRDDSWLMAVDEEWPWGPTNNYCKWFHVCEHESNHNGQFKYIKTRLPGGKFSRG
- a CDS encoding proline iminopeptidase-family hydrolase; the protein is MKLSKTPILIMFLLVMSCTNNQIKDISIADSSSYFDYSNSEDQITGGIKMIPIETPKGTFHVWTKRMGNNPKMRLLLLHGGPGATHEIFENFDGYLPHAQIEYIYYDQLESYYSDQPNDSSLWTIEHFVEEVEQVRKALNLTNDNFYLLGQSWGGILAMEYALKYQDNLKGLIISNMMASVPEYNKYAEEVLGPQLPEEVLKEIKEFEAKGDFGNPRYAELVQQHYYTRHVLRKPLEEWPEFINRTFKHLNPNIYIYMQGYSEFGITGNASLKGWDVSARLGELKVPTLMLGGKYDTMDPKYMEWMSTQVQKGRSVTTNGSHISHYDDADGYFSGLIKFIKDVDEGNFN
- a CDS encoding amidohydrolase — encoded protein: MKKKTCLLQKNLDPNISSMKIKTTTLAIIALINVLSFQLLAQKSNYNELIVQKANLIEQKVIAWRQDIHQNPELGNREFRTAELVAKHLRSLGMEVKTKIAFTGVVGILKGDKPGPVIALRADMDALPIEEINDLPFASKVKTIYNGQETGVMHACGHDGHVAILMGVAEILAGMKKDLKGTVIFIFQPAEEGAPKGEEGGAELMVKEGVLENHKVDVIFGLHLLSQLEVGKISYRPAGAMAGVADFKITVNGKGSHGSQPWFSVDPVLVASQIVVNLQQIVSRNVNLTENAAAVTVGAINGGNRANVIPTKVELIGDVRSFSNEDATLIYSRIKQIAEKTAEAAGATAVVELPYQTRYPVTFNNVELTKSMLPSLQKSAGIENTLLVPAMTGAEDFSFFAQEVPGLFFFVGGMPKGQDPMTAAPHHSPEFIIDDNSFKLGVIAFCNLVFDYAEKNKNWTLESH
- a CDS encoding NAD-dependent epimerase/dehydratase family protein, yielding MKKVGIIGGSGFIGSYNTQKFLNEGYKVKVSTTDLSKKEKYEHLLGLKNAENLEIAQLDVENKQELIDFLKDCDIVIHGGTPFQLDVKDLQKELFDPTIKGTENFLEAVLKTPGIEKVVFIASVAAYNTNFPFLPSGKKEGDQINEDDAPFMSEEGIPYAQAKFIANQAVNKFIADHPDLSFEITSVSPTGVMGKSLSNRQDSTSTGIQFLFKNKIAPNPFIQMIYDMDVLWALVDVEDVAEAIFKAATTKNIHGKNYLLSGESYRVSDVTLMLNNQPPIGKPEIVYSSALATKDLGIAFKPVSIPLNNYSS
- a CDS encoding agmatine deiminase family protein — protein: MKQIAFLSSFIFIIYACGNKETQLSDETFYMPAEWEPHDAIWLGWEKDSTYRFYPSIGKIITTLQPHVTVKIAFDSDSLKQTAIAKLIELGVDTTGIKMYVMPGERYWIRDHGAAFLVNEKGELGVADFSWDSYGLPGFLDLKYEGNKDSINSAWKRDLEKRLKTGSVDSLMAFAEGAKIIKTEVIHEGGAIEVNGKGTLILCEATVFQRNPTLTKERIESEFKRVLGVSNIIWMKEGLADDPHYFYRRISGDYVGGGTGGHTDEFVRFVNPTTILLAWVDEAEKDLDPISKMNYERMKENYQILKNAKDQDGKPFTIIKVPLPDLITQEVVIREELKKNGFTLDLSAEIFIPSEAVHVGDTLLRVPAASYFNYLVTNGLVLLPSYTAMGSSKEKEDAVREIFEQQFPGRKIVFFDVMMQNWRGGGIHCSTQQQPERISN